From a region of the Coprococcus comes ATCC 27758 genome:
- the purE gene encoding 5-(carboxyamino)imidazole ribonucleotide mutase, whose product MPKVGIVMGSDSDMKVMGKAADMLEKFGIDYEMTIISAHREPDVFYEYAKSAEAKDFKVIIAGAGMAAHLPGMCAAIFPMPVIGIPMSGKNLEGVDALYSIVQMPPGIPVATVAIDGGANAAILAAKILATSDPELLQKLKDYTAEMKETVQKKAEKLEKIGHKEYIKQM is encoded by the coding sequence ATGCCAAAAGTTGGAATCGTAATGGGCAGCGACTCAGATATGAAAGTAATGGGAAAAGCTGCCGACATGCTGGAAAAGTTTGGAATCGATTATGAGATGACGATCATCTCGGCACACCGTGAGCCTGATGTATTCTATGAATATGCGAAGTCTGCAGAAGCAAAAGACTTCAAAGTAATTATTGCAGGTGCAGGTATGGCAGCACATCTTCCAGGAATGTGTGCAGCAATTTTCCCGATGCCGGTTATCGGAATCCCAATGTCAGGGAAGAATCTGGAGGGTGTCGACGCACTCTATTCAATCGTTCAGATGCCGCCTGGAATCCCGGTTGCCACAGTTGCGATCGATGGCGGAGCAAACGCAGCTATTCTGGCTGCAAAGATTCTTGCAACCTCAGATCCTGAGCTTCTTCAGAAATTGAAGGATTACACTGCAGAAATGAAAGAAACCGTCCAGAAAAAAGCAGAAAAGCTTGAAAAAATCGGACACAAAGAATATATCAAGCAGATGTAG
- the purN gene encoding phosphoribosylglycinamide formyltransferase, with protein sequence MLRVAVLVSGGGTNLQAIIDAVENGTITNTELVGVISNNKNAYALKRAGNHQIPAQCVSPKDFETREEFNKVFLEKVDELKPDLIVLAGFLVVIPEEMISRYRNKIINIHPSLIPSFCGTGYYGLKVHEAALARGVKVVGATVHFVDEGTDTGPIILQKAVEVEEGDTPEVLQRRVMEQAEWKILPHAIDLIANGKVTVKDGRVSIAR encoded by the coding sequence ATGTTAAGAGTTGCTGTACTTGTATCCGGAGGCGGAACCAATCTGCAGGCAATCATTGATGCAGTGGAAAATGGCACGATCACCAATACAGAGTTGGTCGGTGTCATCAGCAATAATAAGAACGCATATGCACTCAAAAGAGCCGGGAATCATCAGATCCCGGCACAGTGCGTTTCGCCGAAGGATTTTGAGACAAGAGAAGAGTTTAACAAAGTTTTTCTTGAAAAGGTAGACGAACTGAAACCGGATCTGATCGTTCTGGCGGGATTTTTGGTTGTGATCCCGGAAGAAATGATCAGCAGATACCGGAATAAGATCATCAATATCCATCCATCTCTGATTCCGTCGTTCTGCGGAACGGGATATTATGGACTGAAGGTTCATGAGGCAGCACTTGCCAGAGGGGTAAAGGTGGTTGGAGCAACCGTACATTTTGTAGACGAAGGAACGGATACCGGTCCGATCATTCTCCAGAAGGCTGTTGAAGTAGAAGAAGGCGATACACCGGAGGTTCTGCAGAGACGTGTGATGGAGCAGGCGGAGTGGAAGATCCTTCCACATGCGATCGACCTGATCGCAAATGGAAAAGTAACAGTAAAAGATGGCAGAGTGTCAATTGCCCGTTAG
- a CDS encoding DUF6142 family protein: protein MRSRRDKKRARERDRNKRSRKYGQIKRKHSRKGIWSCVMAVLVTAVIAGLIVMAFMNKGKSAAMVGSFGVFDMILACIGIVTGVKGFKERDKNYLTCKIGIVVNGLILLALILVFIRGCV from the coding sequence ATGCGAAGCAGGAGAGATAAAAAAAGAGCACGCGAAAGAGATCGAAATAAAAGAAGCCGGAAGTATGGTCAGATAAAAAGAAAACATTCCCGCAAGGGAATCTGGTCCTGTGTGATGGCAGTACTTGTTACGGCAGTGATAGCGGGATTGATTGTAATGGCATTTATGAATAAAGGGAAATCAGCAGCAATGGTAGGAAGCTTTGGGGTTTTCGATATGATTCTTGCCTGCATCGGTATTGTAACGGGTGTAAAAGGATTTAAAGAAAGAGATAAAAATTATCTGACCTGCAAGATCGGAATTGTTGTAAACGGACTTATTTTACTTGCCCTGATCTTAGTATTTATAAGAGGATGTGTATAA
- the purD gene encoding phosphoribosylamine--glycine ligase gives MKVLIVGGGGREHAIAYCVAKSSKVEKMYCAPGNAGIAELAECVPIGAMEFDKLVTFAKEKAIDLAIVGMDDPLVGGLIDEFEKAGIRAFGPRKNAAILEGSKAFSKDLMKKYDIPTAAYENFDNADEALAYLETAKFPIVLKADGLALGKGVLICNTLEEAKAGVKEIMLDKKFGASGNTMVVEEFMTGREVSVLSFVDGKTIKTMTSAQDHKRAKDGDQGLNTGGMGTFSPSPFYTKEVDEFCRKYVYQKTVDAMAAEGREFKGIIFFGLMLTEDGPKVLEYNARFGDPEAQVVLPRMKNDLIDVIEACIDGTLDQVDLQFEDNAAVCVVLASDGYPVAYEKGLPITGLDEFKKHEGYYCFHAGTKFDGDQIVTNGGRVLGVTAKGATLKEARANAYKATEWVKFDNKYMRHDIGKAIDEA, from the coding sequence ATGAAAGTATTGATCGTAGGCGGTGGCGGAAGAGAACACGCAATTGCATATTGTGTAGCAAAGAGCAGCAAGGTAGAGAAGATGTACTGTGCACCGGGAAATGCCGGGATTGCAGAGCTTGCAGAATGCGTACCGATTGGTGCGATGGAATTTGACAAGCTGGTTACATTTGCAAAGGAAAAAGCGATCGATCTGGCAATCGTAGGAATGGATGATCCGCTGGTTGGCGGCCTTATAGATGAATTTGAAAAAGCCGGGATCCGCGCATTCGGACCAAGAAAAAATGCAGCAATCCTGGAGGGAAGCAAGGCATTTTCAAAAGATCTGATGAAAAAATATGACATCCCGACCGCAGCATATGAGAACTTTGACAATGCAGACGAAGCGCTGGCTTATCTGGAGACAGCCAAATTTCCGATCGTTCTGAAGGCAGATGGTCTGGCACTTGGAAAAGGTGTACTGATCTGTAATACGTTGGAAGAAGCAAAAGCCGGCGTGAAAGAGATTATGCTGGACAAGAAATTCGGTGCATCCGGTAATACCATGGTTGTAGAAGAATTCATGACAGGACGTGAGGTTTCTGTTCTTTCCTTTGTGGATGGAAAGACCATCAAGACTATGACAAGCGCGCAGGATCACAAGAGAGCCAAAGACGGAGACCAGGGATTGAATACCGGTGGTATGGGAACTTTCTCACCGAGTCCTTTCTATACAAAAGAAGTTGACGAATTCTGCCGAAAATATGTGTACCAGAAGACGGTAGATGCAATGGCAGCAGAGGGAAGAGAGTTCAAGGGGATCATCTTCTTCGGACTGATGCTTACCGAAGACGGACCGAAGGTTCTGGAATACAATGCCAGATTCGGAGATCCTGAGGCACAGGTTGTTCTTCCGCGTATGAAGAATGATCTGATCGATGTGATCGAAGCCTGTATCGACGGAACACTGGATCAGGTAGATCTTCAGTTTGAAGACAATGCAGCAGTTTGTGTGGTACTTGCATCTGACGGTTATCCGGTCGCTTATGAAAAAGGACTTCCGATCACAGGTCTTGACGAGTTCAAGAAGCATGAAGGATACTATTGCTTCCATGCCGGAACCAAATTCGACGGAGACCAGATCGTGACAAACGGAGGACGTGTCCTCGGCGTGACAGCCAAAGGAGCAACGCTCAAAGAGGCCCGTGCCAATGCTTACAAAGCAACCGAATGGGTTAAATTTGATAACAAATATATGCGCCACGATATCGGAAAAGCGATTGACGAGGCTTAG
- a CDS encoding VanZ family protein, whose product MKAKNRKRLRVLGKILFVLYIGFLFYFLIFSDWYGREGTGEYHYNLVLFCEIKRFWLYRDVLGWVSYANLFGNVLIFIPFGFFMPMASRYRSFFLTLFYSFGVSFFVECFQLVTRVGSFDVDDMLLNTLGGVIGYIVFAICNMIRRWHDAKQER is encoded by the coding sequence TTGAAAGCAAAGAACAGAAAAAGACTTCGGGTTCTTGGGAAGATTTTATTTGTCCTGTATATTGGATTTTTATTTTACTTTCTGATTTTTTCTGACTGGTATGGACGGGAAGGAACCGGGGAATATCATTATAACCTGGTTCTTTTCTGTGAAATAAAAAGATTTTGGCTGTATCGAGATGTTTTGGGATGGGTATCTTATGCAAATCTGTTCGGAAATGTCCTGATTTTCATACCATTTGGATTTTTTATGCCGATGGCAAGCCGGTATCGTAGCTTTTTTCTTACCCTTTTCTACAGTTTTGGAGTGAGCTTCTTTGTGGAGTGCTTTCAGCTGGTAACAAGAGTGGGGAGTTTTGATGTGGATGATATGCTGCTCAACACCCTTGGCGGTGTGATCGGGTATATCGTCTTCGCGATTTGTAATATGATAAGGAGATGGCACGATGCGAAGCAGGAGAGATAA
- the pyrE gene encoding orotate phosphoribosyltransferase has product MESYKQEFIDFMVESHVLKFGEFTLKSGRKSPFFMNAGAYVTGSQLKRLGEYYAKAIHDKYGDDFDVLFGPAYKGIPLGVVTAIAYSELYGKEIRYCSDRKEEKDHGADKGSFLGSKLQDGDRVVMIEDVTTSGKSMEETVPKVRGAADVTIVGLMVSLDRMEVGKGGVKCALDEVKDLYGFETNAIVTMKDVVEHLYNKPCNGEIVIDDKIKAAIDAYYEQYGAK; this is encoded by the coding sequence ATGGAAAGCTACAAACAGGAATTTATTGATTTTATGGTAGAAAGCCACGTGCTTAAATTTGGAGAATTTACACTGAAAAGCGGAAGAAAGTCCCCTTTCTTCATGAATGCAGGAGCTTATGTGACAGGATCACAGCTCAAAAGACTCGGTGAATATTACGCAAAAGCAATCCATGACAAATACGGGGATGATTTTGATGTATTATTCGGACCTGCTTACAAAGGAATCCCGCTTGGAGTTGTAACCGCGATCGCTTACAGTGAATTATACGGAAAAGAGATCCGTTACTGCTCAGACCGTAAAGAAGAAAAAGATCACGGAGCAGATAAGGGAAGCTTCCTCGGAAGCAAGCTTCAGGACGGAGACCGCGTGGTTATGATCGAAGATGTTACCACATCCGGCAAATCCATGGAAGAGACTGTACCGAAGGTAAGAGGAGCCGCTGATGTAACAATTGTTGGACTGATGGTATCCCTTGACCGTATGGAAGTAGGAAAAGGCGGTGTGAAATGCGCACTCGATGAAGTAAAGGATCTTTACGGATTTGAAACTAATGCAATCGTAACCATGAAGGATGTAGTAGAGCATCTGTACAACAAACCATGCAATGGTGAAATTGTTATCGATGACAAGATCAAGGCTGCAATCGACGCATACTATGAGCAGTATGGTGCAAAATAA
- a CDS encoding aminopeptidase, protein MEERYNLAIDRMKAIIEEKTVAEPYREYFQHVARFILKLDELKRNVESGKQKEMSEEELQEEMKDLYADELEANYEKSYANPAYAVLVLGGELGSFLSAVYTEIRGGISYVQEQRMEYVVIGAELLIEIYNKFEEEKQPQLESLKEIFYWYASDYCDVFAADRIKDQIDPERGCFIVNMIMNEDLSDLRYLYRMGEYVGVNERETAAYLNSLPQEKIDKMADTFSEGYRIGFVNTGKDLSKKSVVNIYYAMGFERIVKKAIENFAKMGLKPSIFRTSHSVITRGRNSQIGFFNISGNKQYVYDHRDDIGLVMDKQYVERKLEVMRTTYEQNKEIAAGYAGPAVIDIFGEKTFVPQAKPEAVKLSEKQEELLVAMNGRAGRLTNEYLPGDERSFTIISWPVPEIGEQYHEIFDETIKINTLDYKLYQKVQQTMIDALDKGEYVKVTGSGENQTDLKVMLHPLADPTKETIFENCVADVNIPVGEVFTSPVLEGTEGTLFVSKVFLHGLPYYNLKISFKEGKITEYTCTNFDSEEENKKYIFDNILHNHQTLPIGEFAIGTNTTAYAVAKKYDIADKYTILIAEKTGPHFAVGDTCYSWAEDVKVYNPDGKEIIARDNSISILRKEDPSKAYFQCHTDITIPYDELGSIVVVAKDGTETEIIRDGRFVLPGTEILNEPLN, encoded by the coding sequence ATGGAAGAAAGATATAATCTGGCAATTGACAGAATGAAAGCAATAATAGAAGAAAAAACAGTAGCAGAGCCATATCGGGAATATTTCCAGCATGTGGCTCGGTTTATTTTAAAGCTTGATGAGCTGAAACGGAATGTGGAAAGCGGAAAGCAGAAAGAGATGTCAGAAGAAGAGCTGCAGGAAGAGATGAAGGATCTTTATGCAGACGAACTGGAAGCAAACTATGAGAAATCTTATGCAAATCCGGCTTATGCGGTTTTGGTGCTGGGAGGAGAACTGGGAAGCTTTTTGTCTGCGGTTTACACCGAGATCCGCGGAGGCATTTCTTATGTTCAGGAACAGCGTATGGAGTATGTTGTGATCGGAGCAGAGCTTTTGATTGAAATCTACAACAAATTTGAAGAAGAAAAGCAGCCGCAGCTGGAAAGCCTGAAGGAAATCTTTTACTGGTATGCAAGTGATTACTGCGATGTATTTGCGGCAGACCGCATCAAAGACCAGATCGATCCGGAAAGAGGATGCTTCATTGTGAATATGATCATGAATGAAGATCTTTCCGATCTGCGTTATCTCTACCGTATGGGAGAATATGTGGGGGTAAATGAAAGAGAGACAGCCGCATACTTAAATTCACTTCCACAGGAGAAGATTGATAAGATGGCAGATACCTTCAGTGAAGGATACAGGATTGGTTTTGTAAATACCGGAAAAGACCTGTCAAAAAAATCTGTAGTCAACATTTACTATGCAATGGGATTTGAACGGATCGTAAAAAAAGCCATTGAGAATTTTGCCAAAATGGGATTAAAGCCGAGTATTTTCCGGACAAGTCACAGCGTGATCACAAGAGGACGTAACAGCCAGATCGGATTTTTCAATATTTCCGGCAACAAGCAGTATGTCTATGACCACAGAGATGATATCGGGCTTGTGATGGATAAACAGTATGTAGAGCGAAAGCTGGAAGTGATGCGTACCACTTACGAGCAGAATAAAGAGATTGCAGCAGGCTATGCAGGACCGGCAGTGATCGACATTTTCGGAGAAAAGACTTTTGTTCCGCAGGCTAAACCAGAGGCAGTTAAATTAAGCGAAAAGCAGGAAGAGCTTCTGGTTGCGATGAATGGAAGGGCCGGACGTCTGACCAATGAATATCTTCCGGGAGATGAGAGAAGCTTTACGATCATTTCCTGGCCGGTTCCGGAAATCGGAGAGCAGTATCATGAGATCTTTGATGAAACGATCAAGATCAATACTCTGGATTACAAGCTTTACCAGAAGGTGCAGCAGACAATGATCGATGCACTGGATAAAGGAGAGTATGTAAAAGTAACAGGCTCAGGCGAAAACCAGACGGATCTGAAAGTGATGCTTCATCCGCTTGCCGATCCGACAAAAGAGACGATCTTTGAAAACTGTGTTGCCGATGTCAATATCCCGGTAGGTGAGGTGTTCACTTCCCCGGTACTGGAAGGAACAGAAGGTACCCTTTTTGTGAGCAAGGTATTCCTTCACGGACTTCCGTATTACAATCTGAAGATCAGTTTTAAAGAAGGAAAGATCACAGAGTATACCTGCACCAATTTTGATTCAGAAGAAGAAAATAAAAAATATATTTTCGATAATATTCTGCACAATCATCAGACACTTCCGATCGGCGAGTTTGCGATCGGAACCAATACCACAGCTTATGCGGTTGCGAAGAAATATGATATTGCAGATAAATATACGATTCTGATCGCTGAAAAGACGGGACCGCATTTTGCAGTAGGGGATACCTGCTACAGCTGGGCAGAGGATGTAAAGGTTTACAATCCGGATGGAAAAGAGATTATTGCAAGAGACAACAGCATATCGATCTTGAGAAAAGAGGATCCGTCGAAAGCATATTTCCAGTGCCATACCGATATCACCATCCCTTATGATGAGCTGGGAAGCATTGTTGTAGTGGCGAAAGACGGAACAGAGACAGAAATTATCCGTGATGGACGGTTTGTTCTTCCGGGAACAGAGATCCTCAATGAACCTCTGAATTAG
- the purM gene encoding phosphoribosylformylglycinamidine cyclo-ligase: MDYKTAGVDIEAGYKSVELMKKHVKETMRPEVLGGLGGFAGAFDLSGIKNMEEPVLLSGTDGCGTKVKLAFVMDKHDTIGIDAVAMCVNDIACSGGEPLFFLDYIACGKNYPEKIATIVSGVAEGCKQSGCALVGGETAEHPGLMPENDYDLAGFAVGVVDKKDIIDGSNIKPGDVLVAMPSTGVHSNGFSLVRKVFDITEESLNTYYDELGKTLGEALLAPTRIYVKALKNVKEAGVRVKGCSHITGGGFYENIPRMLPEGIRAVVKKDSYEIPAIFNLIAKTGNIAEEMMYNTFNMGIGMVVAVDEKDVDATIKAMKEAGDEAFVVGYVEAGEKGVTLC, translated from the coding sequence TTGGATTATAAGACAGCCGGCGTAGATATCGAGGCAGGATATAAATCAGTAGAACTTATGAAAAAGCATGTAAAAGAAACCATGAGACCGGAAGTGTTAGGAGGGCTTGGCGGTTTTGCAGGTGCATTTGATTTAAGTGGAATTAAGAATATGGAAGAACCAGTACTTCTTTCCGGAACAGATGGATGTGGAACAAAGGTGAAGCTTGCATTTGTAATGGACAAGCATGATACAATCGGTATTGATGCCGTTGCCATGTGTGTGAATGATATCGCATGCTCTGGTGGAGAACCGTTATTCTTCCTGGATTATATTGCCTGTGGCAAGAATTACCCGGAAAAGATCGCTACGATCGTAAGCGGTGTGGCAGAGGGCTGCAAGCAGTCAGGATGTGCACTTGTAGGTGGAGAGACAGCAGAACATCCGGGACTGATGCCGGAGAATGATTACGACCTTGCAGGTTTTGCAGTCGGAGTTGTAGATAAGAAAGACATTATCGACGGTTCTAATATTAAGCCAGGTGATGTACTTGTTGCAATGCCGTCTACAGGGGTTCACAGCAATGGATTTTCACTGGTTCGTAAGGTATTCGACATTACAGAAGAATCTTTAAATACATACTATGATGAATTAGGAAAGACACTTGGCGAAGCACTTCTTGCTCCGACCAGAATTTATGTAAAAGCACTGAAGAACGTAAAAGAAGCCGGTGTAAGAGTCAAAGGATGCAGCCATATCACAGGCGGTGGATTCTATGAAAATATTCCGAGAATGCTTCCGGAAGGAATCCGTGCAGTGGTAAAGAAGGACAGCTATGAAATCCCTGCAATCTTTAACCTGATCGCAAAGACTGGCAACATTGCAGAAGAGATGATGTACAATACCTTCAATATGGGTATCGGTATGGTTGTCGCTGTCGATGAAAAGGATGTAGATGCTACAATTAAGGCAATGAAAGAAGCTGGAGATGAAGCATTTGTGGTTGGTTATGTAGAAGCAGGAGAAAAAGGAGTTACTTTATGTTAA